The genomic DNA ATAATATGATTATATGCAGAGATTTTATAATAGAATACCTGCGGCATTTAAGTTAATAAAGCCGCCTAGGAGGTGGATTCTTGGAACACCGGCTCATCCCTTTAGAGCCAAATGTTAAGTTTGCAACCGAGTTGCTGTCTGAAGGGAACCTGTTGGAGGTCATCATCAAATTTCACGGGGACCTCGATGAAATTGCACGCCAGCTCAACGGCGTTGCCGAGCGGCTCAATGAAAATTATGCTATCCTAACCATTCCGCTGAGTTCATTTTCCAATCTGTTTACAGTGCGGGGGGTGGAGTACTTTGAAATGCCTAAATCAATGGCTTATATGATGCAGCGCAGCATGGAAAAATCGTGCGTTCCTCCCGTTCAGCGAGAGAGAAGCTTCGGTCTGCGTGGCAAAGGGGTTTTGGTTGCGATTATTGATTCAGGAATCGATTATACGCACCCCGATTTTCGAAACGAAGACGGCAGTAGCCGAATTTTATACCTGTGGGATCAGTCGCTGGAAGGCACGCCGCCCCCCGACTTTAACGGTGGACGGCTGTTTACCAAAGAGGAGCTGGACGCTGCGCTAAAAAGCCCCAACCCTTACAGCGTGGTGCCCTCCCGCGATGTCATTGGGCACGGCACCGCCGTGGCAGGTATCGCCGCCGGAAACGGCCGGTCAAGCGACGGGCAAGAATTAGGCGTAGCGCCGGAGTCAGAGCTGATTGTCATTAAGCTGCAGCGGTCGGGTGCCATAGGGTTTGCTTTAAGCACCGCAATTATGCGCGGGGTAAAATTTGCGTTGGATACTGCACAGGCGCTTGAAAGACCGGTTTCCATCAACATCAGCAACGGCACCAATGACGGTGCGCACGACGGGAACTCTTTGTTTGAGCAATACCTAAACTCGGTTTCAGAACGCTGGAAATGTGCCATATGTGTCGCGACAGGAAACGAGGGCTCCTCCGGACACCATTTTTTTGGCGTTGCCGCTGAGAAGCGAACCAACTACGCCGAGATGGTGGTCGGAGAAAATATTCGTAGCCTTTATATCACACTATGGAAAAACTTTGTAGATTCTATCGAATATGAACTGATTGCGCCATCTGGGCAGAGTACTGGTAATATCGCTGCCACCCAAAGCGTCACGCTAACGGTGCTCGACCGCGTTCAGGTGTCGGTGCTTTATGGTCAGCCCAACCATTATACCACCAGCCAGGAGGTGTATTTTTCGCTCAACGCAATTGGCGATAGCATTCCACAGGGGTTGTGGCGTTTGTCATACACCGGCGTCAGTGTTGTCGACGGCCGATTTGATATCTGGTTACCGATGACCGACGTCGTAACACGGCAGACCGCTTTTTTGGTGCCGAATATACAGAACACCATCACTATACCGGCTACAGCCTATAAGGTTATTTCGGTCGGTGCATATAACTCATTGCTCAATACCAGTGTCGACTTTTCGGGCCGTGGCATGCCTTATGGCCGATACGGCCAAAAACCCGACCTGGTGGCACCGGGGGTCAATGTTTTAACCACCAAGACGGGCGGCGGCTATGACCGGTTTACCGGCACCAGCATCGCAACACCGTTTGTGACTGGCTCGGCGGCACTGATGCTTGAATGGGGCGACATCAAGGGAAACGACCCATTCTTATATGGCGAGCGCATCAAGGCGTTTTTATGCCACAGTGCAGCGAGGAGCTTTCCGCGCGCCTACCCCAACCCGGAGTGGGGCTATGGTGCGCTAAACCTCTGCGACACGATGGGCGAGCTGGTGATTTTTAACCAGAGGGGAGGCGCATTCCGATAGATAACGACGAATTGCTTCAAGAGTTACTATACGATCCAGACGCTGTGGATTTTGTCATCCGTAAAAATCAGGAGCTTGAAAATATTCTCAGGGATACTGGAAAAGTAGCCATTGCTTATACGCTGGCCGGCAGATATACCTTTTGTTACACGAGTGGAAAATATTTTGAAGAGATTGTCACGCTGCTGGGTGGCAGCTTTATCGCCACGGCCTCACTGGTGCTGGGGCTTTTGGACCGCGCGAGCTTGGAAACCAGCGGAATTCTTCAGGTACATCGGCAGCCCTATCTGGATTTACTTGGACGCGACGTTTTAATAGGATTTGTCGACACCGGCATCGACTACACGCTCGATGTGTTTCGCTACGAGGATGGCACCACCAAAATTCACTACATCTACGACCAGACCATTG from Oscillospiraceae bacterium MB24-C1 includes the following:
- a CDS encoding S8 family peptidase; amino-acid sequence: MEHRLIPLEPNVKFATELLSEGNLLEVIIKFHGDLDEIARQLNGVAERLNENYAILTIPLSSFSNLFTVRGVEYFEMPKSMAYMMQRSMEKSCVPPVQRERSFGLRGKGVLVAIIDSGIDYTHPDFRNEDGSSRILYLWDQSLEGTPPPDFNGGRLFTKEELDAALKSPNPYSVVPSRDVIGHGTAVAGIAAGNGRSSDGQELGVAPESELIVIKLQRSGAIGFALSTAIMRGVKFALDTAQALERPVSINISNGTNDGAHDGNSLFEQYLNSVSERWKCAICVATGNEGSSGHHFFGVAAEKRTNYAEMVVGENIRSLYITLWKNFVDSIEYELIAPSGQSTGNIAATQSVTLTVLDRVQVSVLYGQPNHYTTSQEVYFSLNAIGDSIPQGLWRLSYTGVSVVDGRFDIWLPMTDVVTRQTAFLVPNIQNTITIPATAYKVISVGAYNSLLNTSVDFSGRGMPYGRYGQKPDLVAPGVNVLTTKTGGGYDRFTGTSIATPFVTGSAALMLEWGDIKGNDPFLYGERIKAFLCHSAARSFPRAYPNPEWGYGALNLCDTMGELVIFNQRGGAFR